In Chloroflexota bacterium, the genomic stretch CGGTTTAGCGCGTCGATGAGCCGCCCGTCCCCGCCCTTCAGTTGGGGGAGGAGCGATGCCATGCCGCCGGGGCGCTCGATGGCCGGGCCTGCCGTTATGCGCAGGTTTGCGCCCATCTCCGCGGCGATGATGCTGGCGAGTGTCGTCTTGCCGAGGCCGGGCGGACCGTAGAGCAGCACGTGGTCCAGCGGTTCGCCGCGCTGGATGGCGGCATCCATGGAGATGGTGAGCGTCTCCTTCACCCGCTCCTGGCCGATGTACTCGGCGAGGCGCCGCGGGCGCAGTCCACCCTCCGCACCCCGGTCTTCCTCGCGCGCTGCCCCTGAGACGATGCGTTCGTTGGCCATCCCGCCGCGATTCTAGCGCATGGGGAGCAGGCTACGAGAGTTTGAGAGATACCTGCGACGGGTCTTGGTCAAAGTGTTTCAAGGCCCTTAAGGCTAGGCGCACGATTTCGCTAGCACTTAGGTGGGCCTCCAAAATGATTCCAGTGTCCTCTAACGGCACTGCACTCTTGAATGGGCTTCCGTCTGGATGCATCCCACTAGTGCTGAATACCACCTTCTTGCCGCGCCTTACGCCCTCGCAGTTCTTCGGCGTGAGTACTTCTTTTCTGTACAGCCAGAGCGCGATCTGCACGAGTACTCCCCTCCAAGCTGTCAGTGTTCGCTCGCCGTCGGGCAGATGTATGGCCTTCGGTGCAGGCTTGTTCGTCGGTTCGGGAGCCTGACTGAGGGGCGTCCAGCCCGGAGGTAGCGGCGAGACTACTGACAATGGGTCGGCGACAGGTGCTGGTGCCGGCGCCGGGTCATGCACTGTTCCCGCACTGCCGTATTCGACTAGGAACGGTTCTCTGCCA encodes the following:
- a CDS encoding AAA family ATPase, with protein sequence MANERIVSGAAREEDRGAEGGLRPRRLAEYIGQERVKETLTISMDAAIQRGEPLDHVLLYGPPGLGKTTLASIIAAEMGANLRITAGPAIERPGGMASLLPQLKGGDGRLIDALNR